TTATGACAACTGGTTTGATGAGTCTGATGAGGATGATATGGGACATGGAAACTCTAGTGATAGTGTTTCTGACTTAAGAAATTCTTTGGTGGACTGGGCTATTGAGTTTGGTATCTCCTTAATGGCTTTATCAGCTCTTCTGTCCATTCTGAAATGTTACCATCCTCTTTTGCCAAAAGATGGACGGACATtgctcaaaacaaaaacagtctTTAAGGTTGAGACTTTAGCAGGTGGAGTTTTCTACTATTTTGGAATACTGAATTCATTTCAAAGGATACTTACTAAATTGTGTTCTGTTGTGCCAGACAGACATGTCTTTAGACTGCAGTTGAATTTTGATGGTCTGCCTCTCTTTAAAAGTACAAAGACTCAGTTTTGGCCAATTCTTGGTATGTTACAAGAGCATAGCATGAAACCGGTGGTAATTGGTCTTTTCTGTGGAACTTCTAAACCAAATTCTGTGTCTGAGTATTTGCAGCAGTTGGTGAATGAATTGAAAACAGTGAGTAATGGATTTGTTTTCATGGGAAAAACATTACTTTTGAATATTGCCTCTGTTATGTGTGACACTCCAGCTCGAGCTTTTATCAAAGGTGTTAAATCACATACTGCATATCATGGTTGTGATAAATGCCATCAAACTGGTGTACGAATAGGCAGCCGGATGACATTCCCAGAGGTCAATGCACCACTAAGGACTGATCAGGATTTTAGACAAAAAATAGATGAAGAACACCACCATGAGCACTCTCCATTATCTGATGTCAATATTGACATGGTTGCTACATTTCCTCTTGATTACATGCACTTGGTATGTTTAGGGGTAATGAGGCGTCTTCTTGACCTGTGGATGGGTCCACCTGGCCCTATTCGTTGCCGAGTATCCTCTAGTCAAGCTTCCTTGATTTCAAGTAGGCTAGTTGGGTTAAAGGATTACATTCCAGTAGAGTTTGCTAGAAGACCACGTGCATTGGCTGAGAGAAATAGATGGAAAGCAACAGAACTGCGTCAGTTTTTGTTATATACTGGGCCAGTTGTTCTTAAGGATGTTttgaaatctgcagtttatgacaACTTCATGTTATTGTCAGTTGGTATTTACATTTTAGCCAGCCCAGAATACTGTTTCATTATGAATGACCTTGCACATTCTCTTCTTGTTGGGTTTGTTGAACACTTTAGCAGTTTATATGGACCAGAATTTTTAGTTTATAATGTGCATGGTCTGATACATCTTAGTCAGGATGTAAAACAACATGGAAATTTGGATTTGATTTCTGGTTTCCCTTTTGAAAAATTTTTGGGACAGCTGAAAAAAATGGTTAGGGGGCCAAACAATCCATTGACTCAAGCAATCCGGAGATTATCTGAAATTGATGCCAGTAGTATTGGTGAGGTATCTGTCCAAGTACATACAGCATGTAAGCATGAACACACTGATGGGCCTGTGCCAAAGTCATTTACAAGGAAAATATGTCAGTTCAAGGAACTGACCAAGAATGGTGTGACTTTGAGTATCTCTAAAAGAGATTGCTGTGTcagaatgaaaagtaaaatagTTTTAGTTGAAAATATAATTGTTGATGGACAGGAAGTATTTATTGTAGGGAAAGAATACAGAACCCAGGAACCATTTTATGGATATCCATTTGACTCTAGAGAGTTGGGGATTTACCTTGTTTCAGACTTGTCCATGACTAACAAATGCTTCAGATTAGAAATAGGATTGCAGAAATATGTCAGACTACCGTTCTATGATAAATTTGTTGTTGCACCTCTTCTACATTCAAAAGGAGAAAGTTACAAGAAGCATTGATTCCCTTTAGTTGCTATTTGGATGTTTTTGTAAAGCTCAGGTCTCATTATTTCCAGGAAATGTATCATATAGTTGTATTTGAAGCCACAAATGAAGTGGAACTGGTGCCTTCAACCTGGGTCAGAGATGGACAGTGTTTTTGGCCTCCAAACACTGTAGATATTGTTAAGTCCACAAAAGCTCAAGATAGCCCTGGTGATGGATGGACTCCATACAGTGTCAAAGTTATATTCACATCAGGTAAGTtcagttttgttaaatatattttaaaatgtttgtttttgggAACAGTATTTGTACGTAAAATGTATGAATATGGTCAGTTCTCCAACAAATTTGCCACTTTTACTTAATATTGGAATTATGAAAAATGATGAGTTGGTGGTATAGTGTgagggtgtgtatgtgtgtgtgtgtgtgctcctctacttacgaactgtcaacttacaaactttcagacatacgaacaaaaaggactgtaagtccaaattgtgttcgttgggctcccatttccaGTCCgtaacatcattttttttttaagattgcCATGTGAGAAGGTTCAGGAATATGAAGTGATTGGCTattctgtatattgtattttgaCATTCTGGCACTGTTCACACTAGGAATGAAAATTTATTTTGACAAAccaaacaatgttttttttttttctttcctacaGCCACCTTTTAGAGATAGTTTGAGACTCATTTGGTCCATGTGCTTAGATGTAAGCAGAACCCATTTTACTAATTTGCATACAGAACTGCAAGATTCTGTGCTTTCCTGCGCCAACCATCATAACCTGAATGTAAAAAGTAGTATAATGTATACAAGGCATATGTCAAAATTGCTCAAACAAAAACAGGGAGAAGGCTCATTAATTCATCTTTTTAGATGACTACAATGAGGCACGTTTGAAACTTCCTGAAGCTGTTGTCAACACAGACCTTGATACAGATGGTGAGGATTCGCCAGTTAAATACAAACGAAGAAGGAGGTAAgatattatttttccatttgaTTATGTTGACAAAGTGACAATTGCGCCTTGTAACAATGACTGGTTCTTAAGACAAAAGCCTGTGTGCTTACCTGGAGAAGAAGATGATATGGAAGAACCCTTGCCAAAAGTGAAGGGAAGGAACAAGTATGTATATTCTTCTAATATTCATTTGACTTGCAAATCTTGACTACCtgtgtatgtttaaaatgcttgTGCTGTGTTTGGTATGTTGCTACAGACTAGGTTTGCTGCCTACTGCACCAAAAATTTTGCATTCTCTTGGCTCTAAAGGGATTGTCTCTTCCAAAGCAAAATCAAGGTTTGTATCCgcatttttatgtttctgtaacGGGATAACAGCTAAATTCTTTTTCACTCACTTTTTGTGAAAGTTAAGAATTactccatttcaaaaccaatacgattaaattttataaatgaatttCATGATAATTCAGTCCAGAGCAGTTAATGATCCAAACCAATACAGGCAAGGCAGTGCATCCCCATACCAGATCCCCAGAAGGCAAAAGCATGTCCACAGACATGCGTCCAAAGACCAGGCCCACAGAGGCGTGTTCCAAGAACAGGGACATAGCTTTTCTCCGGACCATGATCACAGAGCCAGCATGTCTCCGGACCAGGCCCACAGAGACGGTACTTCCGTAGACGAACGTTGTGAAGGGTTCATGTCTCCCCAATGCACTTTGCCAGACCAACACCAAAGAGATTGTGTCTTTGGACCAGCACCACTTACTCTGACAATACACTGTTTCTGCAGATCAGCACCAGAGAGGTCATGTGTCATCAAGCGCCAATCAGCAACAGTGTGATCTCTTCATTTGtaagtatataaaaatataaatggtgATTGAGTGTCATGCATTGCAATTCATATTACCAAGACTGcaaatgtttactttttttctCCCAGCACTACTTCGTGCTATCCTGACAAATCAGGAAATCATGCTGGAACAAATGAAATCTATATTCAAGACGGTTCAGGGTCTAAAATCCATAGCTGAAGAAGAAACTGGTATTGAACAGGATCTGCTACCAGTTGCTGATGTGCACGCCCTTGAGAACTTAGAAGAGAGACTAGGAAATAACGACTTCAAAAATCAATTGGTAAGTGTATCAatcaaataatatttaaatattacttgCCAGGAAAGTGAGCCgtagaagaaaaaacaaaacagtaaaaaacAACATTCCTTGCGTTTTAGCAGGTGCCAATATTTTGAGACAATGTTTTTGAGACCACTGTTGTCAGAAAATGCTGCACATTTTTCCTCATTAGAGTCATATAATACAATCAAATTGTATTCCCTATCagactttatttttaaacttgtaAAACCCATGAAGATACAAAATGGGTCATAATTTAAATCGTCCTGTCTATTTATAATGTTTACCTCTGTAGATAGACTAAACTGTAGAGAAGCCAGTTAAATGGTTTTCTGCCTTTTCATTTAAAGATCCATTACCTGGCTCTGAAAGGAGGGTCAAATGTAAGGGAGAGTGTGTGGCGGATAATGAACGCACTCATCACAAACACACTGGCAAAGAGCATCAACATGCGAGGGATTAATGGAAAGATTGGCTTCCAGCGTTTGATGTTGAAAGAAGTTGTGATAGGTAAGTTGTTTCTAATCCAAACTGGCACCTTgtctatttttttctgttcatgcGGGACATCAGTTCAGTCCGTTGCTCCTTTGTTACTGGTGATATCTGAAACTCTTAAAAATGAGTCCTGCAAGTTCCAGTTTATGACTTTGTGTATTTAATTTCAAGTGCTAGAAATATcttattgttatatatatatatatatatatatatatatatataaaaaaatgaaatcctgTGCGGTATTCGATATAGCAGCCTTCTGGACAGTTACAGTTCAAATgagtgtggtttttttttcccccagaccaGAACAGAGATTAGACCAGATTGCATACCTACATGCATACAATTACTTTGACTTGTTATTGTGAATAAAACGGTGAAATGAATAACCctgtttaaaaattgtttacttgtttatattctgtcatggatataatgattcatatctccttatttgtgtactactgtatgtgttttggaattgttttatCCTAAACTCCGGGTGCTGTCTTGATCTTGAAGGTATGATTTAATTTCAATGCCTTAGAACCAGGTGGCATTAATAGTGTTGTGTGTTTTAGCTGCTGTTAGAAAAAATTCTTTGACGAGGACTGCAACGGACCAGGAGGCGGAGAAAGACATCCAGAAGTGGCTTCAGTTGGCAcctgacagggatggaggaaggaAGGAACGGGCAAGAAGGGCAAATGAGACTTGAttcacattgttttgtttttggattTTCTTTGTGTCTGTTTTCGACCACCcaattttcaaattttattaatcagttttaCAGGGCCAtattttttgatattttgtatGTTGTAAAGTGTTTTAAATGCCTCATCTGTGTGTTCAAGTTAAACtgaagtgtaattaaatataattatagtaaaaataaactattgAAATCAATTGTGTAGCCATTGTGGTTTATGacatcactgggcctgttatggcccaaatcaggtagaaccatgtctgggccatcactgggcccgttatggcccaaatcaggtagaaccacgtctgggccgtcactgggcccgttgtggcccaaatcagaaaatccacgtctgggccgtcacaGGGCCGTCATTCTTTGCGGTATCTGGGCCAGAGGAAAATGAATActgtgggccagatctggcccagaagaattttgctatctgggatgCTTAAACATTTTCCTCTGGCCCAGATACCGCAAAGAATGACGGCCCtgtgacggcccagacgtggattttctgatttgggccacaacgggcccagtgacggcccagacgtggattttctgatttgggccacaacgggcccagtgacggcccagacgtggattttctgatttgggccacaacgggcccagtgacggcccagacgtggattttctgatttgggccacaacgggcccagtgacggcccagacgtggattttctgatttgggccacaacgggcccagtgatggcccagacatggttctacctgatttgggccataacaggcccagtgatggcccagacatggttctacctgatttgggccataacaggcccagtgatgtCATAAACCACAATGGCTACACAATTGATTTcaatagtttatttttactataattatatttaattacacttcaGTTTAACTTGAACACACAGATGAGGCATTTAAAACACTTTACAACatacaaaatatcaaaaaataTGGCCCTGtaaaactgattaataaaatttgaaaattgGGTGGTCGAAAACAGACACAAAGAAaatccaaaaacaaaacaatgtgaaTCAAGTCTCATTTGCCCTTCTTGCCCGTTCCTtccttcctccatccctgtcaggTGCCAACTGAAGCCACTTCTGGATGTTTTTCTCCGCCTCCTGGTCCGTTGCAGTCCTCGTCAAAGAATTTTTTCTAACAGCAGCTAAAACACACAACACTATTAATGCCACCTGGTTCTAAGGCATTGAAATTAAATCATACCTTCAAGATCAAGACAGCACCCGGAGTTTAGGataaaacaattccaaaacacatacagtagtacacaaataaggagatatgaatcattatatccatgacagaatataaacaagtaaacaatttttaaacagGGTTATTCATTTCACCGTTTTATTCACAATAACAAGTCAAAGTAATTGTATGCATGTAGGTATGCAATCTGGTCTAATCTCTGTTCtggtctgggggaaaaaaaaacacactcatTTGAACTGTAACTGTCCAGAAGGCTGCTATATCGAATACCGCACAggatttcatttatatatatatatatatatatatatatatatatatatatatatatatatatatatatatatatatatatataacaataagATATTTCTAGCACTTGAAATTAAATACACAAAGTCATAAACTGGAACTTGCAGGACTCATTTTTAAGAGTTTCAGATATCACCAGTAACAAAGGAGCAACGGACTGAACTGATGTCCCgcatgaacagaaaaaaatagacAAGGTGCCAGTTTGGATTAGAAACAACTTACCTATTACAACTTCTTTCAACATCAAACGCTGGAAGCCAATCTTTCCATTAATCCCTCGCATGTTGATGCTCTTTGCCAGTGTGTTTGTGATGAGTGCGTTCATTATCCGCCACACACTCTCCCTTAActagattttaaaaatgaacgaTAAATCCCAACACACCATTCCAGCTATTCCCGTCAGAATCTTAAACTAAAATCTCTGACTACAACGGCTAAATGGAACTTTAACAttaacttaagtattttacttaCCACAAACCTCTCGTTATTTTTCAGCAATCGACAGCCGATACATTCAACAACCTCAAACGGAGTACAGTGAGGTGAAGTGACGCCTAACGGACTTTGATTGGTTTAAACTGGAATGTTTCAGGATTGGCCGTTCAGCGTAGACGATCAAATAcgctataaatatttttcaatagaAAAAGCCCTATACACAAAGTATTCCAAATGGATTTATATTTGTAAAAGACAAGACTTTAGAGAAGATAAACTAatgctttcatttgtttttacttttccttttttaagtaaacatatAAGTCAGAAGAAAAATATTGAATGTTGATATAGTTAAAAATATCCAATATGTTTTAATGGGTTtacaatgttaaacaaaaaattaTCATATCAGTGGGACTGTACTATTTCAGCAGCTGGAGCTTGGAGTCTTTTTGTATGTCAGCCATTGGCTCTTTATTGTGTTTCTCGTGCTCTTCAGTACAGGTTTTATCCCAAACAGACAGTGCTTAATATATAGTTGAGAGCAGACCCTTCAGCCATAATTTTACGCCAGATGAGGGTCAGGTATGGGACCCAGAATGACATCTTGCAGACCCAGGTGACATCTTGCAGATTTACATATACAACATAGTGAAATGTGAACCTGGTACTCTCATATAGGccatagaccaggggtcaccaacctttttgaaactgggagctacttcacgggtactgagccatacgaagggctaccagtttgatacactctccttaaatcatgtataataaacatgttttaaatgctttcttttagatattgccattttcaaatctatataaatgcaaatgtgattaaagaagaatagcaacaggataaaattacatttcagacactgctcaatggtgagttgtgctactgtatttttagaacaggtccgcgggtgactcatgtggtccttgggggcaccatgttggtgacccctcctATATAGACTGTAGTCAGAATGATCTTCCATGTTAAGACTAGTTCTGGTTGGAATTTTTTTAGGAATATTTATCTGACATCAGGCCAGAATTTTACGGCAGGTGAGGGCTAGGTACGGCACAAAGCATGTTACcaatgctgaaatggatgacTGTCAGCCAAAGTCGTCCGACACGAAAAATGCCGACTGTCAGCCAGAATCCCTTACCGTGCTCAGAACCGTTCTGGCCCACACGAAAAGTGCCGACTGTTagccagaatcgctcgccgtgCTTATAACGGTTCTGGCCCACACGGAAAATGGCGAtagtcagccagaatcgctcgccgtgcccagaacggttctggcccagatgaaaaatgccaaatgtcagccagaatcgctcaCCGCGCGTAACTGGGaacagtgccatcattgccagacctggcccatatctggttgacataccactTGCTATACCAGAACTCAGCGTGCAGCgccggcttgacgccagatctgggccagacctgtcttctatgtgcctgggccacatagaccaaaccacaatcgggccacatctggcatgccataatgtaaacagtgccatcattgccagacttggcccatatctggttgacataccactTGCCATGCCAGAACTCATCCAGCAGTGCCGGTTTGATGCCAGATCCgggccagacctgtctgctatgtgggttgtggcccaaatcagaaagtccacgtctgggccgtcacaGGGCCGTCATTCTTTGCGGTATCTGGGCCAGAGGAAAATGAATActgtgggccagatctggcccagaagaattttgctatctgggatgCTTAAACATTTTCCTCTGGCCCAGATACCGCAAAGAATGACGGCCCtgtgacggcccagacgtggattttctgatttgggccacaacgggcccagtgacggcccagacgtggattttctgatttgggccacaacgggcccagtgacggcccagacgtggattttctgatttgggccacaacgggcccagtgacggcccagacgtggattttctgatttgggccacaacgggcccagtgacggcccagacgtggattttctgatttgggccacaacgggcccagtgatggcccagacatggttctacctgatttgggccataacaggcccagtgatggcccagacatggttctacctgatttgggccataacaggcccagtgatgtCATAAACCACAATGGCTACACAATTGATTTcaatagtttatttttactataattatatttaattacacttcaGTTTAACTTGAACACACAGATGAGGCATTTAAAACACTTTACAACatacaaaatatcaaaaaataTGGCCCTGtaaaactgattaataaaatttgaaaattgGGTGGTCGAAAACAGACACAAAGAAaatccaaaaacaaaacaatgtgaaTCAAGTCTCATTTGCCCTTCTTGCCCGTTCCTtccttcctccatccctgtcaggTGCCAACTGAAGCCACTTCTGGATGTTTTTCTCCGCCTCCTGGTCCGTTGCAGTCCTCGTCAAAGAATTTTTTCTAACAGCAGCTAAAACACACAACACTATTAATGCCACCTGGTTCTAAGGCATTGAAATTAAATCATACCTTCAAGATCAAGACAGCACCCGGAGTTTAGGataaaacaattccaaaacacatacagtagtacacaaataaggagatatgaatcattatatccatgacagaatataaacaagtaaacaatttttaaacagGGTTATTCA
The Paramormyrops kingsleyae isolate MSU_618 chromosome 13, PKINGS_0.4, whole genome shotgun sequence DNA segment above includes these coding regions:
- the LOC140578179 gene encoding uncharacterized protein; the protein is MYHIVVFEATNEVELVPSTWVRDGQCFWPPNTVDIVKSTKAQDSPGDGWTPYSVKVIFTSDDYNEARLKLPEAVVNTDLDTDGEDSPVKYKRRRRQKPVCLPGEEDDMEEPLPKVKGRNKLGLLPTAPKILHSLGSKGIVSSKAKSRQGSASPYQIPRRQKHVHRHASKDQAHRGVFQEQGHSFSPDHDHRASMSPDQAHRDDQHQRGHVSSSANQQQCDLFISLLRAILTNQEIMLEQMKSIFKTVQGLKSIAEEETGIEQDLLPVADVHALENLEERLGNNDFKNQLIHYLALKGGSNVRESVWRIMNALITNTLAKSINMRGINGKIGFQRLMLKEVVIAAVRKNSLTRTATDQEAEKDIQKWLQLAPDRDGGRKERARRANET